The following DNA comes from Pseudomonadota bacterium.
CTGCATGAGCGACCCCAACACTCGGAAAACGCCGGCCTCAACCCTGAGAACGCCTCACAGGCACTCGCTCAGCTGCGGTCAACGCCCTACGATCTCATCTCAGGGGCTCAACGCCACACCTCATGAATAAAGCAGGCTAGGTAGCGTTCCAGCGCCTGCTCCGCCTCCGCCTGCGAGAAGTGACGGCTAGAGTAGACATGGCCAACACCGCGACGGGTCGTCAAGCCGATGTCCCAAATCCATCCTCCGGCGGTGGCGGTGGAGATCGTGTGCGAGGCGATCGGGGCATCCTCCGTGGCGTAGGGCACTTGCACGGCCAGCGCCGTATCGATGAACAGCACATCGTCACGGCTCACGAAGGGGACATCGTAGTGCTTGCCGAGCAGAATCGAGGAAAATCCCGTGCAGTCCACGAAGAGATCTCCGTCGACGGCTCCATGCTCTCGTGTCTGGACGCTTGCGATGTCGCCGTTCTGGGCGCTGTTCACATGGACGACGTCGTCAAGGACGTGCTCTACACCGAGCACCTGCGTGCAGTGGCGCTGCAACAGTGTGGCGAACTTACCCGCATTGAGGTGATACGCGTAGTTGGCGACCGCAGAGTACTCTGGCGTGGTGATCAACTTGGGCGCTAGGCCTCGCTCGCAGATCTCCTCTTGAAAGCACACCGCTTGTGAAAAGGACCGGCTTTCATCACCCTGGTCGCGGCGCATCTGCCAGTAGGGGGCAAGATTGCACTGACTGAAGCCCTGTGGGAGGACGAGTGGGTGGTAATAGAAGTCGTTCGCCGCCCCCGTCGTCCAGCGCGCAAACTTAGCTCCCTGCTTGAACGATGCATCACACTGGCGTAGAAACTCGGTCTCGGTGATACCGATGCTTCTCAGCGTGTTGCGCATCGTAGGCCACGTGCCCTCGCCAACCCCGATCGTAGGCACATTCGGGGACTCGACGAGCTTGACGCGAACTCCGTCCTGCCCCTTCGGCCCGTGGAGGGCAGCGATGCGACCGGCGGTCAACCAACCCGCCGTACCGCCGCCCACGATCACTACTGTCTGTAGACGCCTATCCATGTGCCGTCCCCATGCGCTAGAAGACAGCTCTGATGCCGAATCCAATACGCCGTCCAGGGTCGTCCACACTGAGAAACTGATTCTCGAAGCGACCGTGGCGAATCACCTCTTCCTCAGTCAGGTTGATAACCTCCGCGAATACCGTCAGCCGATCCGTGAAGGCGTAGCTGCCACTTAGATCCCACTGCTGGTAGTCCTCTACGAAAACCGGCTCTTCGGCGCCGGCCGACTGGCTAAGGGACTGTAGGAATGTGTCCCGTCGGTTGTAGGCGATTCGGGCTTGGAAGGGGCCGCGTTCAAAGAAGCCCACCACGTTGAAGCTGTCGCTAAGGCCAGGGAGTGCGAAGGTCTGCGCCGTGTTCTGGACATCGAGTTCGGCATCACTGTCCGTGAGCGTGGCGTTGAAGATGAAGCCGAGGCCCACGTCGAAGGTGTGCTGGAAGGCAAACTCGATCCCAGACACCTGGGCCGTCTCGCCGTTGGTGGGTGTCGTGAGCGTGAAGATGGCATCCTCGCCGGTGAGGGGGTCCGCAACGACGTTGCCGTTACTGTCCGTAAACGTGGTGTCCGTGGCGCCTGCCACAATAAAGTTGTCGACGTTCTTCTGAAAGTACCCGAGGGAGATGTAGCTCGAGCGTCGGTAGTAGTACTCGACCGATAGATCGAGGTTGTCCGACTTGAAGGGCCGCAGCGCAGCGTTTCCGGAGCGTGCGGTGAGGTTGCCACCCGGACGGGTGGTCACGATGGTCAGCACTGGCGTTAAGTCCGCCAGCGTCGGTCGCGTCAGGGTTCGTGAAGCCGCAAAGCGGGCGATGAGGTTGTCGGTGACATCGAGGCGCACCGATAGGCTCGGGAGCAACACCGAGTAGTCGGACGTCGCTACCACCGGCGTCGCGTCACTAAACACCCGACCGAACTCCGTCTCATCGATGATCGTCAGCGCTTCGAGGGGCACGGACGTGCCATTGACCCGGACGTCCGTCGCCTCGTAGCGAGCACCAAAAATGGCTGTGATGGGCATCTTGCCGAGCTCACCCGCGAAGTCGAACTCGAGATAGGCAAAGTCCGTGTCTTCGTCCACC
Coding sequences within:
- a CDS encoding TonB-dependent receptor; this translates as MSRGLRPIRSMRAIVSKQAITLTAPETMLISSASLSADFPNTNGFVQADGSTTHNVGDFLDPSNPRAHVSIRGGQIGGAAIDDQVDEFKLSGVWDQGNDRGLVRARFGAGVSNERRSVAFFDNTTSGTHAILAGYLEQGDSGSFNGVPIPTFDIPDSVFSVFDAGSGFLGSISGGGSSTTQWLRFDAEEVFDLFEANTGINHDAVQTGASYVVDEDTDFAYLEFDFAGELGKMPITAIFGARYEATDVRVNGTSVPLEALTIIDETEFGRVFSDATPVVATSDYSVLLPSLSVRLDVTDNLIARFAASRTLTRPTLADLTPVLTIVTTRPGGNLTARSGNAALRPFKSDNLDLSVEYYYRRSSYISLGYFQKNVDNFIVAGATDTTFTDSNGNVVADPLTGEDAIFTLTTPTNGETAQVSGIEFAFQHTFDVGLGFIFNATLTDSDAELDVQNTAQTFALPGLSDSFNVVGFFERGPFQARIAYNRRDTFLQSLSQSAGAEEPVFVEDYQQWDLSGSYAFTDRLTVFAEVINLTEEEVIRHGRFENQFLSVDDPGRRIGFGIRAVF